A portion of the Neorhodopirellula lusitana genome contains these proteins:
- a CDS encoding NfeD family protein, producing the protein MTRLIALTACFITGFLAGTGSFANMAQPALAQPITPQTETFTPENRSSENQSSPSSLPDSRASSNQLEGFQIEISSPLSTRQVQRTLGQLRRLAQARRDDRVTVVLRFAGSANNSSLPEESNRAPANLGDSRSDTSLEDALKLARAISGDELRRIRCIAWIDGPVTGHETLVALACESMVASRTGSLGEVTSASGSIDETTSLIYQSIAKRRGLLPDAVVASLVNPNAELARVRSSDGEVQFVIGQKLAKLRQSGDVVEETTWAETGVPLVLSADQLRQLRAATTIVSSPDEVADHLGLARLRNESVDSTEQAIGVLLKVNGPINAKRVRRWQANLAATVDSGETNTWMIEIDSPGGYLPGTASLAAVAAEPASSIRQVGGFVSHEARGDAVLLALACQPLSLHPEATLGGPGAQAIDAADVDRQRELITLIADSTGRSETLIRGLLNPELAVHRYIHRRTGRIRYAVPSELTAEFNAASAKNADGDSDAKPDVSSVWKREQRIELGDGLSSQAAIELGLAEAEAENLSVACTTIGLDAIPPQLSDRGLVRWVEQIGRNDGMAFALLLMGFMFLSAEASAPGLGIPGFLAMLCFAFFFWTKFLAGTAEWAELLAFGLGIACLAIEVFVLPGFGIFGVGGLVLTVLGVVLMSQTFVVPRNAYQTAEAVNGIGMAMGAMIGLIVGLFLVRAFLPKAATATGLAMEVPSDSIEEGERVAHYDHLLGQTGVAATRLRPSGKARFGDTLVSVISDGSAVEPGQPVRVLQVLGNRIVVETVEP; encoded by the coding sequence ATGACTCGATTGATTGCTCTAACGGCTTGCTTCATTACCGGTTTCCTGGCCGGCACCGGATCATTTGCAAACATGGCCCAGCCTGCTCTTGCTCAACCGATCACGCCCCAAACAGAGACTTTTACGCCGGAAAACCGATCATCGGAAAACCAGTCATCGCCAAGTTCACTGCCTGACAGTCGCGCCTCCAGCAATCAGCTGGAAGGCTTTCAGATCGAAATTTCCAGCCCGCTGTCCACTCGCCAAGTGCAGCGAACACTGGGGCAGCTTCGTCGCCTCGCTCAGGCCAGGCGAGATGATCGCGTCACGGTCGTCCTGCGTTTCGCCGGTTCAGCTAACAACAGTTCACTGCCCGAAGAGTCAAACCGGGCCCCAGCCAACCTAGGCGATTCACGCAGCGACACCAGCCTGGAAGACGCACTCAAACTCGCCCGAGCCATTTCGGGAGACGAACTTCGCCGAATCCGCTGCATCGCTTGGATTGACGGCCCCGTCACCGGACACGAAACGCTGGTCGCACTCGCTTGCGAATCAATGGTTGCATCCAGAACGGGCTCACTGGGGGAGGTCACGTCGGCGAGCGGGTCGATCGATGAAACAACCAGCCTGATCTACCAGTCGATTGCGAAACGTCGAGGCTTGCTGCCCGATGCGGTTGTCGCGTCGCTGGTCAACCCGAACGCTGAACTCGCACGCGTGCGAAGTTCCGACGGTGAAGTTCAATTCGTGATCGGTCAAAAACTGGCCAAACTTAGGCAGTCCGGCGACGTGGTGGAAGAAACCACTTGGGCTGAGACGGGCGTTCCCCTGGTGCTCTCAGCGGACCAACTGCGGCAGCTTCGCGCGGCCACGACGATTGTCAGTTCCCCCGACGAAGTCGCTGATCATCTCGGGCTCGCTCGCCTACGTAACGAATCAGTTGACTCGACCGAACAAGCAATCGGCGTCCTCTTAAAAGTGAACGGACCGATCAACGCCAAACGAGTCCGGCGTTGGCAGGCGAACCTCGCCGCTACCGTGGACTCCGGTGAAACCAATACTTGGATGATCGAAATCGACTCACCGGGCGGGTATTTGCCCGGCACAGCCTCCTTGGCAGCCGTCGCGGCCGAACCTGCCTCATCGATTCGGCAGGTCGGCGGATTCGTTTCGCATGAAGCACGCGGCGATGCTGTGTTGCTGGCCCTCGCGTGCCAACCGCTAAGCCTGCATCCCGAAGCAACCCTGGGCGGCCCCGGTGCTCAGGCAATCGACGCCGCAGATGTTGATCGCCAACGGGAACTGATTACTTTGATTGCGGACTCAACCGGACGAAGCGAAACACTGATTCGTGGGCTGCTGAACCCCGAACTCGCCGTGCACCGCTACATCCATCGGCGGACAGGCCGTATCCGGTACGCCGTCCCCAGCGAACTGACCGCTGAGTTCAATGCCGCATCGGCGAAAAACGCCGACGGTGACTCGGATGCCAAGCCCGACGTCTCAAGCGTCTGGAAACGAGAGCAAAGAATTGAACTGGGTGACGGACTCAGTTCGCAAGCTGCCATTGAACTGGGACTCGCGGAAGCAGAGGCAGAGAACCTATCGGTGGCGTGCACTACGATTGGCTTGGATGCCATTCCGCCGCAGTTATCCGATCGTGGATTGGTGCGATGGGTAGAACAGATTGGCCGCAATGACGGCATGGCCTTCGCATTACTATTGATGGGCTTCATGTTTCTATCGGCAGAGGCCAGTGCCCCCGGACTCGGCATCCCGGGCTTCTTAGCCATGCTCTGTTTTGCGTTCTTTTTCTGGACCAAGTTTCTAGCCGGCACCGCGGAATGGGCCGAACTGCTAGCCTTCGGTCTGGGGATTGCTTGTCTGGCGATCGAGGTTTTTGTATTGCCGGGGTTTGGGATATTCGGCGTCGGCGGCTTAGTCCTGACAGTACTGGGCGTTGTCCTGATGAGCCAAACCTTTGTCGTGCCTCGCAACGCCTATCAAACCGCCGAAGCCGTCAACGGAATCGGGATGGCAATGGGTGCCATGATCGGATTGATAGTGGGGCTGTTCCTCGTACGAGCTTTTCTTCCCAAAGCGGCAACCGCCACAGGCCTGGCGATGGAAGTCCCATCCGATTCGATCGAAGAAGGCGAGCGTGTCGCTCACTACGACCACCTCCTCGGACAAACCGGTGTCGCGGCTACGCGGTTGCGCCCTTCGGGAAAAGCACGCTTTGGCGACACGCTTGTGTCCGTCATTAGTGACGGGTCTGCGGTGGAGCCCGGGCAACCTGTTCGAGTGCTGCAGGTATTGGGTAACCGAATTGTCGTCGAAACGGTGGAACCGTAG
- a CDS encoding NfeD family protein yields MPDYYAVALLIVFYALVVAELFIPSGGLLGAIAVIVAITSVIIGFTVSVTFGVTLFLVYLLTTPILFVVALYVWPKTRLGRSMLNRDALETDTTGPPPTTLDGVPLEQLVGQLGQATSSLLPSGQVKVDGHKTTAVSTGLPIESGQWVKVVRLYGGKIQVREATPEEVEVATNAATPGNQATVDSDSESPKVAPDSSRPISTTLDDIDLEELT; encoded by the coding sequence GTGCCCGATTACTACGCCGTCGCACTCCTAATCGTCTTCTACGCACTCGTCGTAGCCGAATTGTTCATCCCCAGCGGTGGACTACTGGGAGCGATCGCCGTCATCGTGGCAATTACCTCGGTCATCATCGGGTTCACCGTCAGCGTGACCTTTGGCGTGACCCTGTTTTTAGTGTACCTGCTGACAACACCCATTTTGTTTGTGGTCGCACTCTACGTGTGGCCCAAAACTCGCCTGGGCCGTTCGATGCTGAACCGAGACGCATTGGAAACCGACACGACGGGCCCACCGCCAACGACACTCGACGGCGTCCCACTGGAACAATTGGTCGGACAACTCGGCCAAGCTACCTCAAGCCTCCTGCCCAGCGGCCAAGTCAAGGTCGACGGACACAAGACCACCGCGGTCAGTACCGGCCTTCCCATTGAATCCGGCCAATGGGTGAAAGTCGTTCGCCTCTACGGTGGCAAGATTCAAGTGCGTGAAGCCACGCCAGAAGAGGTCGAAGTTGCGACGAACGCTGCGACCCCCGGAAACCAAGCGACGGTAGATAGCGATTCAGAATCACCAAAAGTTGCGCCGGATTCGTCTCGACCAATCAGCACGACACTGGACGACATCGATCTGGAAGAGCTGACGTAA